In Mytilus edulis chromosome 13, xbMytEdul2.2, whole genome shotgun sequence, a single window of DNA contains:
- the LOC139500386 gene encoding uncharacterized protein, which produces MVQSEIRTVEEEQRRAKAVELSRQGAWMKWNLPGRKITWAELWRMEPFRISFMLRSVYYTLPSPCNLHRLGLIEGPSCKLCGERGTMAIRLSGCKVALTHGRYRWRHDKVLKHLAEILHIERKKEETIKNRGKVDQIR; this is translated from the coding sequence ATGGTACAATCAGAAATAAGAACAGTAGAAGAAGAACAAAGAAGGGCAAAAGCAGTAGAGCTTAGCCGTCAAGGAGCATGGATGAAGTGGAACTTGCCAGGAAGAAAGATCACGTGGGCAGAGTTATGGAGGATGGAACCATTCAGAATTTCATTCATGCTTAGGTCAGTGTACTATACACTTCCTTCCCCTTGTAACTTACACCGATTGGGACTGATAGAAGGACCAAGCTGCAAGTTATGTGGTGAAAGAGGTACTATGGCAATTAGACTTTCAGGCTGCAAGGTTGCTCTGACACATGGAAGGTATCGATGGCGGCACGACAAGGTCCTAAAACATCTAGCAGAGATCCTtcatattgagagaaaaaaagaagAGACCATCAAAAACAGAGGCAAAGTAGATCAGATTCGTTAG